TAATTGGGGTGGTACGAGTAAAAAGTACATGAATGAATTCGTTACAGCAGATGCGTTATATGTATTAAAAGAATCAGGACGATTGGATACTTAAAAAATTAAACAACACAAAAATAGATGCTTCAATCGAGACGATTGAACATTCTATAGTAGTAATTTAGACTAATGAGATGCTTCAATCGTCCCGATTGAAGTAGAAAAACCTATAGTTTCAAAATACAAACCACCACTTCGGCAAACCCATCTTCTTCATTTGAACTGGTAGTCTGATATTTCTGTTTAAGCTCTTTCGGAGCATTTTCCACAACATAACTTTGAGCTGTCCAGTTTAGTAGATCGATGTCGTTAAAATCATTCCCGATGCTTAATGTTCCTTCCTTTGAAATAGAAAGATGTTTGCATAACCATTGTGCAGAATACCCTTTGGAAACGCCTATCGGGAAAATTTCCAACCAGATCGAGCTATGATCTAATGGGGATGTAGTGCGAATTACTTTTACAAAATCAAGTTCCTTTTGGATTTCATTGAATTTGCCATCCGAACCTGCAGGTAATACAACAAGCAATTGACTGGCTTTTTGAGGTTGTACTGGCAATTGTAAAGGTTTTACAAAATCTTTATAAAGGCAAATTCTTCTTTCAAAATCCGGATTGTTTGAGCTAACTTTCCAATATTGAAATCTGTGATTCTCCGGAATAAGATCATGCACCATAAAATCGACATTGTAATCTATTAAAATTTGTGTTGCTTTCATAACTTCATTTTCTTTGAGATGATTTTCATAGATTACATCTTTGCTTTGCCAATCCATAATACCACTTCCTGAAGAGAACATTAAAAAATCAAAAGGGATATTATCCGAAAGAACTCTTTTAGCTGATAAAATATTCCTTCCAGTTGCGATTACAGTAACGATTCCTTTTTCTTTCAGGTCATGCGAAGCTGCCAGATTCCTTTCAGAAAGCGTATTATCATTTTTCAATAAAGTTCTATCAAGGTCTGTGAAAACTACCTTTATCAAATTCTTTTTCATTGGCTTTTGAATAACTTGACAGAAATAATCGTCAAGAAGTTTAAAATTTATTTAACCACGAATTTACACTAAAAAAGCACTAAAATTTACCTGATTTCAAATCATATAAGTTCAAGAAAAAATTGACAACAAAGCAGTTAATCAATATTAAAACTTCCAATCCGGCGGTTGCCGGATTCGGAAGTTTACACAAAATCGGAGGAAATTTGTTTTTAATAAGAAATATT
This genomic interval from Bacteroidales bacterium contains the following:
- a CDS encoding HAD hydrolase family protein; translation: MKKNLIKVVFTDLDRTLLKNDNTLSERNLAASHDLKEKGIVTVIATGRNILSAKRVLSDNIPFDFLMFSSGSGIMDWQSKDVIYENHLKENEVMKATQILIDYNVDFMVHDLIPENHRFQYWKVSSNNPDFERRICLYKDFVKPLQLPVQPQKASQLLVVLPAGSDGKFNEIQKELDFVKVIRTTSPLDHSSIWLEIFPIGVSKGYSAQWLCKHLSISKEGTLSIGNDFNDIDLLNWTAQSYVVENAPKELKQKYQTTSSNEEDGFAEVVVCILKL